A genomic segment from Thermococcus sp. LS1 encodes:
- a CDS encoding class II glutamine amidotransferase — protein sequence MCRILFAAGDGKEIIPLVDAIVKASENDPYKERRGRGRQHRDGWGYVLLKDGSVRHYRSIKPIFEDFKAVKSLKTELGGFSVLMIHTRAASQGVKNLFNVQPFAFSTRRGFNFWLLHNGDLDKAKIVELAELDEKDLRNASDSYTFATYLCRRLPSPKLEDLLVHYRIIEETTKSVFNTMTLFQSSEGDFSAFITAKMVDKLLQKPEYYDYSKLLLLREENLFAVASSTLELYHKAHYEIIPNETAFYVKILEENVEVETVHL from the coding sequence ATGTGCCGGATACTCTTTGCGGCTGGCGATGGAAAGGAAATCATACCTCTAGTTGACGCAATCGTCAAGGCCTCGGAGAACGATCCCTACAAGGAGCGCAGGGGAAGGGGAAGACAGCACAGGGACGGCTGGGGCTACGTCCTGCTGAAAGATGGGAGCGTGAGACACTACAGGAGTATAAAGCCAATCTTTGAAGACTTCAAAGCAGTTAAATCCCTGAAGACCGAGCTCGGGGGATTCTCCGTGTTGATGATTCACACGAGGGCAGCCAGCCAGGGGGTTAAAAACCTCTTCAACGTCCAGCCCTTTGCCTTCTCTACGAGGAGGGGTTTCAACTTCTGGCTGCTTCATAATGGAGACCTCGACAAGGCAAAGATTGTAGAGCTCGCCGAGCTCGATGAGAAAGACCTGAGGAACGCCTCCGACAGCTACACCTTCGCTACTTACCTCTGCAGAAGGCTTCCAAGCCCGAAGCTCGAAGACCTTCTAGTCCATTACAGGATAATAGAAGAGACCACCAAGAGCGTCTTCAACACGATGACACTCTTTCAGAGTTCAGAGGGGGACTTCAGTGCCTTCATAACAGCCAAGATGGTCGATAAACTGCTCCAGAAACCGGAGTACTATGACTACTCAAAGCTGCTTCTCCTAAGGGAAGAGAACCTCTTTGCGGTCGCTTCTTCCACGCTGGAGCTCTATCACAAGGCCCATTATGAAATCATACCAAACGAGACGGCCTTCTACGTCAAGATACTCGAAGAGAACGTGGAGGTCGAAACGGTTCACCTGTGA
- a CDS encoding cyclic nucleotide-binding/CBS domain-containing protein has product MEESAPIKVYMTRKLIGVEPDDTVKRACEVMVEFDIGSLVVVDKGKVIGFFTKSDVIRRVVIPGLPNTTPVREIMSSELITVDANTPVREVLDLMAKKGIKHMLIEEGGEIIGIFSLSDLLTASRRRLETAIAAE; this is encoded by the coding sequence ATGGAAGAGAGCGCCCCGATTAAAGTTTACATGACGAGAAAGCTCATAGGCGTTGAACCTGATGATACCGTAAAGCGGGCCTGCGAGGTCATGGTTGAGTTCGACATCGGTTCTCTGGTTGTCGTTGATAAAGGGAAGGTGATCGGCTTCTTCACGAAGAGCGACGTGATAAGGCGCGTTGTAATTCCGGGTTTACCAAACACGACACCCGTCAGGGAGATAATGAGCAGCGAGCTGATAACTGTTGACGCAAACACACCGGTGAGAGAGGTACTTGACCTGATGGCGAAGAAGGGCATCAAGCACATGCTCATCGAGGAGGGCGGCGAGATAATCGGCATCTTCAGCCTGAGCGACCTTCTTACCGCCAGCAGAAGAAGGCTTGAAACGGCCATAGCGGCTGAGTGA
- a CDS encoding metallophosphoesterase, whose amino-acid sequence MIRIAHISDTHITSESAYKGYAYDLIVNEINRGNFDFVIHTGDVTNQGLREEYERASYELKKIQKPLVVIPGNHDVRNVGYELFENFIGPLNGVFEFRNGVIVWVDSTIPDLSDGRIGGYKFKWLKKRLEEYSDRKFKIVASHHHLVPLPDTGRERNVLFNAGDVLDLLLRHGVNLYTCGHKHVPNVYRVEDMVVANAGCTSCRKTRKGDVNSYNIITLHDDGRIEVTIRRVTGEELRKEYMPVRPKIFVPRGKRLLRIVQMSESNVSDRIYFRRKVLENAIRTINERLKPDIVIHCGDVVDMGIERYYEKAYEFYEKIEAEKLVVPGHNDITYLGYDLFKEYFGEPKILELGKFTFIPVISAQYETPIGVVGRIGQKKLARHLEDYSDSFTVVVMHHNIVPIPRSREVGFLEDAGDVLKVLTREEANLVLTGHGGNSFGVKVEKTPVVNAGSVSWELHRNPYGNTFNLIDVYRDMAVVFEVQATWGSGRLLGIWKIKGPFNL is encoded by the coding sequence ATGATCAGGATTGCCCACATAAGCGACACTCACATAACAAGCGAGTCAGCGTACAAGGGCTACGCCTACGACCTCATCGTGAACGAGATAAACCGTGGAAACTTCGACTTCGTTATTCACACAGGGGACGTGACCAACCAGGGGCTGCGCGAGGAGTACGAGAGAGCCTCCTACGAGCTGAAGAAGATCCAGAAACCGCTCGTTGTTATTCCGGGCAACCACGACGTCAGAAACGTCGGCTACGAGCTCTTCGAGAACTTCATCGGGCCCCTAAACGGTGTCTTCGAGTTCAGGAACGGCGTTATAGTCTGGGTGGACTCGACGATCCCGGATCTGAGCGATGGCAGGATAGGCGGCTACAAGTTCAAGTGGCTCAAAAAAAGACTTGAGGAGTACTCTGACAGGAAGTTCAAAATCGTTGCCTCCCACCACCACCTCGTTCCACTACCGGACACGGGCAGGGAAAGGAACGTGCTCTTCAACGCAGGCGACGTTTTGGACCTGCTCCTGAGGCACGGGGTGAACCTCTACACCTGCGGGCATAAACATGTTCCCAACGTCTACCGCGTGGAGGACATGGTAGTTGCTAACGCGGGCTGCACCTCCTGCAGGAAGACGCGCAAGGGCGATGTTAACAGCTACAACATCATAACCCTCCACGACGACGGGAGGATAGAGGTAACGATCAGGCGCGTTACGGGAGAAGAGCTGAGAAAGGAGTACATGCCTGTAAGGCCGAAGATATTCGTCCCCCGGGGCAAGAGGCTTTTGAGGATAGTCCAGATGAGCGAGAGCAACGTCTCGGACAGGATTTACTTCAGACGGAAGGTTCTCGAGAACGCCATACGAACGATAAACGAGAGGCTGAAGCCGGACATAGTGATCCACTGCGGCGATGTCGTCGATATGGGTATAGAGCGCTATTACGAGAAGGCCTACGAGTTCTATGAGAAGATAGAGGCGGAAAAGCTGGTCGTTCCTGGACACAATGACATAACCTATCTCGGCTACGACCTCTTCAAGGAGTACTTCGGCGAGCCGAAAATACTGGAGCTCGGAAAGTTCACGTTCATCCCTGTGATAAGCGCCCAGTACGAGACGCCGATAGGCGTTGTGGGAAGGATAGGTCAGAAAAAGCTCGCCAGACATCTCGAGGACTACAGCGACAGCTTCACCGTCGTTGTCATGCATCACAACATAGTGCCGATTCCAAGGAGCAGGGAAGTCGGCTTCCTGGAGGATGCTGGCGACGTGCTTAAGGTTCTGACGAGAGAGGAAGCAAATCTCGTTCTGACCGGCCACGGCGGCAACTCCTTCGGTGTGAAGGTGGAGAAAACTCCGGTAGTCAACGCCGGCTCCGTGAGCTGGGAGCTCCACAGGAACCCCTATGGAAACACTTTCAACCTCATCGATGTCTACCGCGACATGGCGGTGGTCTTCGAGGTTCAGGCAACCTGGGGCTCGGGAAGGCTGCTAGGAATATGGAAAATAAAGGGGCCCTTCAATCTTTGA
- a CDS encoding 2-phosphoglycerate kinase: MIIVTDPERKIRLPFSRGILTRSITLAGVDVGIAYIIATEVQKELKERKLKLVTTEEIRELTYQKLLDHGLNEAAKRYLFWRQLRRLKIPITILLGGATGVGKSTIATELAFRLGIRSVIGTDTIREVMRKIIAPELLPDLHTSSFLAWKVVSSGKRGDSPLIRGFENQVQHVSVGVSAVLERAYKEGFNTIIEGIHLVPGYIELNENSFMYVITVKGKRDLEARFYERARYSKRSADYYLEHIDAILEIQDFIIGRAKEYGIPIINNVELENTVNAIMENIMERLMERIEVMVKD, encoded by the coding sequence ATGATAATCGTGACAGACCCCGAGAGGAAGATACGCCTTCCCTTTTCGAGAGGCATACTGACGCGCTCTATAACACTCGCCGGAGTTGACGTTGGAATAGCCTACATCATAGCCACCGAGGTGCAGAAGGAACTGAAGGAGAGGAAACTCAAGCTAGTGACCACCGAGGAGATACGCGAGCTGACTTATCAGAAGCTTCTCGACCACGGACTCAATGAGGCTGCGAAGCGCTATCTATTCTGGCGTCAGCTCCGGAGGCTTAAAATCCCGATAACAATCCTCCTGGGTGGAGCAACGGGCGTTGGAAAGTCCACCATAGCGACTGAATTGGCCTTCCGTCTTGGAATACGAAGCGTAATAGGTACTGACACTATAAGGGAGGTTATGAGGAAGATAATAGCGCCGGAGCTTCTTCCTGACCTGCACACGTCGTCTTTTCTTGCATGGAAGGTCGTGAGCTCGGGGAAGAGAGGTGATTCTCCCCTCATACGGGGCTTCGAAAATCAGGTTCAGCACGTCTCCGTCGGCGTCAGCGCCGTTCTCGAGAGGGCTTACAAAGAGGGCTTCAATACGATAATCGAGGGCATTCATTTGGTCCCCGGGTATATCGAGCTCAATGAGAACAGCTTCATGTACGTGATAACCGTCAAGGGCAAGAGGGACCTCGAGGCAAGGTTCTACGAGAGGGCCCGCTACAGCAAGAGGTCGGCTGACTACTACCTTGAGCATATAGACGCCATCCTGGAGATACAGGACTTCATAATCGGAAGAGCCAAGGAGTACGGGATACCGATAATAAACAACGTTGAGCTCGAGAACACCGTCAACGCGATAATGGAAAATATAATGGAAAGGCTCATGGAACGAATCGAGGTGATGGTCAAAGATTGA
- a CDS encoding 2,3-diphosphoglycerate synthetase, whose translation MRLALIDGEHYPDVTAWAIKKLGDVCCAVFLGGSEKIGSIGEVERKIGVKVYHSPNYLDALRRALEENEVDEVVDLSDEPVLNYEDRFRIASLCMLYGVSYRGADFHFKPKPLKKTKKPSLAVIGTGKRVGKTAVSGFIARTLKEIAKPVIVTMGRGGPEEPELIKGDKFEITPEFLLKFAESGKHAASDHFEDALTSRVTTIGCRRCGGGMAGFPFFDVVDEGVKLAENLPNDLIILEGSGATFPAYRADGYVVVVGARQKLDFVRGYFGTFRLSLADIVVVTMADSVGEERLRALREAILGINPDADLHFTAFHPRPLGDVSGKRLGLVMTSSEALPKAKKHLEGLGAEVPHTSGNLSKRPLLWKDLESFRGIDAVAVELKAAAVDVVTRWALEQGIEVIYLDNEPVNIDGKDLRETVLELGRALLEGRA comes from the coding sequence ATGAGGCTGGCCTTGATCGACGGCGAGCACTATCCCGACGTCACCGCATGGGCGATAAAAAAGCTCGGTGACGTCTGCTGTGCCGTCTTCCTCGGTGGAAGTGAAAAGATTGGGAGCATTGGAGAAGTTGAGAGAAAGATTGGGGTTAAAGTTTATCATTCACCCAACTATCTTGACGCCCTCAGACGGGCTCTGGAGGAGAACGAGGTTGATGAGGTTGTCGACTTAAGCGACGAGCCCGTCCTCAACTATGAAGACCGCTTTAGGATTGCTTCCCTGTGCATGCTCTATGGTGTGTCCTATCGGGGAGCGGATTTCCACTTCAAGCCAAAACCGCTCAAAAAGACTAAAAAGCCGAGTCTGGCCGTTATAGGTACGGGCAAGAGGGTTGGGAAAACAGCCGTAAGCGGCTTCATCGCGAGGACTCTGAAAGAGATAGCAAAGCCCGTGATAGTTACCATGGGCCGCGGCGGTCCTGAGGAACCTGAACTGATAAAGGGCGATAAGTTCGAAATAACTCCCGAGTTTTTGCTCAAGTTCGCCGAGAGCGGAAAACACGCCGCCTCTGACCACTTTGAGGATGCACTGACTTCACGCGTAACAACCATTGGCTGTAGAAGATGCGGCGGCGGAATGGCTGGCTTTCCCTTCTTCGACGTGGTGGATGAGGGTGTGAAGCTCGCCGAGAACTTGCCCAATGATTTAATAATCCTCGAGGGCAGCGGGGCGACGTTTCCCGCTTACAGGGCAGACGGATACGTTGTTGTGGTGGGCGCCAGGCAAAAGCTCGACTTCGTCAGGGGTTACTTCGGCACCTTCAGGCTCTCACTGGCGGATATAGTGGTTGTTACGATGGCCGATTCCGTGGGCGAGGAGAGGCTGAGAGCCCTGCGAGAGGCCATACTGGGGATCAACCCCGATGCTGACCTGCACTTCACCGCCTTCCATCCGAGGCCGCTCGGTGATGTTTCAGGCAAAAGGCTCGGCCTGGTGATGACTTCCAGTGAGGCCCTGCCAAAGGCGAAGAAGCACCTAGAAGGGCTCGGTGCGGAGGTACCCCATACCTCGGGCAACCTTTCGAAGAGACCTCTCCTCTGGAAAGACTTGGAAAGCTTTAGGGGCATAGATGCAGTCGCCGTTGAGCTCAAAGCCGCCGCCGTTGACGTCGTGACGAGATGGGCACTGGAGCAGGGAATCGAAGTAATCTACCTCGACAACGAGCCGGTGAACATCGACGGAAAAGACCTAAGGGAAACCGTCCTTGAGCTCGGCCGCGCCCTGCTGGAGGGAAGAGCATGA
- a CDS encoding MBL fold metallo-hydrolase: MGLRKFGDSAYLYPGSPSTLIRVFDGMAVLIDPGHGSGRHKDLKREVRKLGLEIKAQLATHGHADHVSVAPKIDAPLFMHRFEFSIAESPLNRELLTFGSKAPKGFLVFQFPEEVKVHAVFEWGDELLGVKAIKLNGHSPGMTGFLDEENGLIYTGDAFFGERVIEAVGLPYLVEPELFKASIIQLQNYAEKGYTLIPSHGKTVSGKEALEILDFNLKRVEEAEELILELLRTPMSLDELAFRVMEHYGIEITPQKLALNLVPLRAFVAKLYNEGVIEATVDNGLKWKVRRE, encoded by the coding sequence ATGGGGCTGAGAAAATTTGGGGATTCAGCTTATCTTTATCCGGGCAGTCCGTCAACCCTCATCAGGGTCTTTGATGGGATGGCTGTTCTTATTGACCCAGGTCACGGCAGTGGGAGGCACAAGGACTTAAAGAGAGAGGTAAGAAAGCTCGGACTTGAGATTAAAGCCCAGTTAGCCACTCACGGTCATGCCGACCACGTCTCTGTTGCACCAAAGATAGACGCTCCGCTCTTCATGCACCGCTTCGAGTTCTCCATAGCCGAGAGCCCGCTCAACAGGGAGCTTTTAACCTTCGGCTCGAAAGCACCAAAAGGTTTCCTCGTTTTCCAGTTCCCGGAGGAGGTAAAGGTTCACGCAGTCTTCGAATGGGGGGATGAACTCTTAGGAGTTAAGGCCATAAAGCTAAACGGCCACTCGCCGGGAATGACGGGCTTCCTCGACGAGGAAAACGGTCTGATCTACACCGGTGACGCCTTCTTTGGCGAGAGAGTCATAGAGGCGGTCGGCCTTCCATACCTGGTCGAGCCAGAATTATTTAAAGCTTCAATTATACAACTACAGAATTATGCAGAAAAGGGCTACACCCTGATTCCCTCCCATGGAAAGACCGTTAGTGGTAAGGAGGCACTTGAAATTCTTGACTTCAACCTCAAGAGAGTTGAGGAAGCTGAAGAGCTTATCCTGGAGCTCCTCAGAACGCCGATGAGCCTCGACGAGCTGGCGTTTAGGGTTATGGAGCACTATGGCATTGAGATTACGCCCCAGAAGCTCGCCCTCAATCTCGTTCCGCTGAGGGCCTTTGTGGCGAAGCTCTACAATGAAGGTGTAATAGAGGCAACAGTGGATAATGGGCTAAAGTGGAAAGTTAGGAGAGAATGA
- the cas4 gene encoding CRISPR-associated protein Cas4, whose protein sequence is MTSLNQQEENDGFLEFYASEALTCPRRIYFRLKGYPEKWPEFVRVRLNQGINTHNVLGEILKNRFGFELEKHMILRSSRLGFEIHGRVDAIRDFPIEIKGKTSLPRAPYDYHLAQLNIYLRWAEAEYGYLYYIKLHEEPMKIISKIDFSRFPIVKGPNFKAFEVPYDGKLFRETLRHFYNVKRHYEKGKPPKGWNDYACKFCPYRYLCYPDDGE, encoded by the coding sequence ATGACGAGTCTTAATCAGCAAGAGGAGAACGATGGATTCCTGGAGTTTTACGCGAGCGAGGCCCTAACCTGTCCGAGGAGGATATACTTTCGCCTGAAGGGCTACCCCGAGAAGTGGCCGGAGTTCGTTAGAGTGAGGCTGAACCAGGGGATAAACACCCACAACGTGCTCGGCGAGATCTTAAAGAACCGCTTCGGCTTCGAGCTTGAGAAGCACATGATTCTCCGCTCCTCCAGACTCGGCTTCGAGATACACGGAAGGGTGGATGCCATAAGGGACTTCCCCATCGAAATCAAAGGCAAGACGAGTCTGCCGAGAGCCCCATACGACTATCACCTTGCCCAGCTCAACATCTATCTCCGCTGGGCTGAAGCCGAGTATGGCTATCTCTACTACATCAAGCTCCACGAGGAGCCTATGAAAATCATCAGCAAAATCGACTTTTCCCGCTTCCCCATCGTCAAGGGGCCGAACTTTAAGGCTTTTGAAGTGCCCTACGACGGCAAGCTGTTCCGCGAGACCCTCAGACACTTCTACAACGTCAAGAGGCACTACGAAAAAGGAAAGCCTCCCAAGGGCTGGAATGACTATGCCTGTAAATTCTGCCCGTATCGCTACCTCTGCTATCCAGACGATGGGGAGTAG
- a CDS encoding class I SAM-dependent methyltransferase family protein, which yields MVRTQLIKPRIREILSRELPPELVSMLPKHWVQIGDVLILPLRPELEPYKHRIAEVYAEVLGVKAVLRKGRIGGEFRETNYELLYGSDTVTVHVENGIKYKLDVAKIMFSPANVKERVRMAKVARPDELVVDMFAGIGHLSLPMAVHGKARVIAIEKSPYTFRFLVENIELNKVQDRMTAYNIDNRDFPGENIADRILMGYVVKTHEFIPKALSIAKDEAIIHYHNTVPERLMPREPLETFQKTAREYGYEVEKLNELIIKRYAPGVWHVVLDLRVFKR from the coding sequence ATGGTGAGGACACAGCTCATAAAGCCCCGAATCAGGGAGATTCTCTCACGCGAACTTCCGCCGGAGTTAGTCTCCATGCTCCCAAAACACTGGGTCCAGATAGGAGACGTTCTGATTCTGCCGCTTAGGCCCGAGCTTGAACCATACAAACACCGGATAGCCGAGGTTTACGCGGAGGTTCTCGGCGTTAAAGCCGTCCTCAGAAAGGGCAGAATAGGCGGCGAGTTCCGGGAGACGAACTACGAGCTTCTCTACGGGAGCGATACCGTAACGGTCCACGTCGAGAACGGGATTAAATACAAGCTCGATGTCGCTAAAATCATGTTTTCGCCCGCAAACGTCAAGGAAAGGGTGAGAATGGCGAAGGTTGCCAGGCCGGACGAGCTGGTCGTCGATATGTTCGCCGGAATCGGACACCTCAGCCTCCCAATGGCAGTTCACGGAAAAGCTAGAGTGATAGCCATAGAGAAGAGCCCCTACACCTTCCGCTTTTTAGTTGAGAACATCGAGCTCAACAAAGTGCAGGACAGGATGACTGCCTACAACATCGACAACCGCGACTTTCCAGGTGAGAACATAGCCGACAGAATCCTCATGGGCTATGTAGTGAAAACCCACGAGTTCATCCCCAAGGCCCTGAGCATAGCCAAGGACGAGGCTATAATCCACTACCACAACACCGTTCCTGAGAGGCTGATGCCGAGGGAACCCCTCGAAACCTTCCAGAAAACGGCCAGAGAATACGGCTACGAGGTCGAGAAGCTCAACGAGCTGATAATCAAGCGCTACGCCCCGGGAGTGTGGCACGTGGTTCTGGATTTAAGGGTGTTCAAGCGGTAG
- the for gene encoding tungsten-containing formaldehyde ferredoxin oxidoreductase: protein MKGWWGRILRVDLTNNKIWVQEYSPEIAQQFIGGRGLAIKILWDEVKGADPLGPENKLVFAAGPFNGLPTPSGGKLVVAAKSPLTGGYGDGNLGTMATVHLRKAGYDAIVVEGKAKKPVYLYIENDNVSILSAEGLWGLDTFKTEEELKKIHGKNVGILSIGPGGENLVRYAVVMSQEGRAAGRPGMGAVMGSKKLKAVVIKGTKEIPVADKAKLRELSKEAYEAIQNSPAYPFWKRQGTMAAVEWTNENSALPTRNFSDGSFEFARSIDGYTMEGMKVKQRGCPYCNMPCGNVVLDAEAQESELDYENVALLGSNLGLGKLNEVSVLNRLADMYGLDTISLGVSISFVMEAVEKGLLKEGPTFGDFKGTKQLVEDIAFRRGELGNFAAEGVMRMSQKIGDDSFAMHVKGLETSGYNCFIYPAMALAFGTSSIGAHHKEAWVIAWEIGTAPIEGEQAKKVEYKITYDPEKAAKVIELQRLRGGLFEMLTACRLPWVEVGLSLDYYPKLLEAITGIKYTWDDLYRAADRVYALIRAYWVREFNGNWDRKKDYPPKRWFTEGLKSGPYKGMHLEEDKYDKLLSEYYRLRGWDKRGIPKKETLKELGLDFVIPELEKVTKLE, encoded by the coding sequence ATGAAGGGATGGTGGGGAAGGATCCTCAGGGTTGATCTGACTAACAACAAGATCTGGGTGCAGGAGTATTCTCCAGAAATTGCCCAGCAGTTCATCGGTGGTAGGGGTCTTGCAATCAAGATTCTCTGGGATGAAGTCAAAGGTGCCGATCCGCTTGGACCGGAGAACAAGCTCGTTTTTGCTGCAGGTCCGTTCAATGGTTTACCAACTCCGAGTGGCGGCAAGCTTGTGGTTGCTGCCAAGAGCCCGCTCACCGGCGGTTACGGTGACGGTAACCTCGGTACCATGGCGACCGTCCACCTGAGGAAGGCCGGCTATGATGCCATCGTCGTTGAGGGCAAGGCCAAGAAGCCGGTTTACCTGTACATAGAGAACGATAACGTCAGCATACTCAGCGCTGAGGGCCTCTGGGGCCTCGACACCTTCAAGACTGAGGAGGAACTCAAGAAGATACACGGCAAGAACGTCGGAATCCTCAGCATTGGTCCCGGTGGTGAGAACCTCGTTAGGTACGCCGTCGTCATGTCCCAGGAGGGCAGGGCCGCTGGAAGGCCCGGTATGGGTGCCGTCATGGGAAGCAAGAAGCTCAAGGCCGTCGTCATAAAGGGAACCAAGGAGATACCCGTTGCTGACAAGGCAAAGCTCAGAGAACTCTCAAAGGAGGCCTATGAGGCCATTCAGAACTCGCCGGCTTACCCGTTCTGGAAGCGACAGGGAACCATGGCCGCCGTCGAGTGGACCAACGAGAACAGCGCCCTTCCGACCAGGAACTTCAGCGACGGTTCCTTCGAGTTTGCCCGCTCAATCGATGGATACACCATGGAGGGCATGAAGGTCAAGCAGAGGGGCTGCCCGTACTGTAACATGCCATGTGGAAACGTCGTCCTCGACGCAGAAGCCCAGGAGAGCGAGCTTGACTACGAGAACGTTGCCCTGCTCGGCTCAAACCTCGGTCTCGGCAAGCTCAACGAGGTTTCGGTCCTCAACAGGCTCGCCGACATGTACGGCCTCGACACCATATCGCTTGGTGTGTCGATATCGTTCGTGATGGAGGCCGTTGAGAAGGGACTCCTCAAGGAAGGCCCGACCTTCGGTGACTTCAAGGGCACCAAGCAGCTCGTTGAGGACATCGCCTTTAGGAGGGGAGAGCTCGGCAACTTCGCCGCCGAGGGCGTCATGAGGATGAGCCAGAAGATCGGCGATGACAGCTTCGCCATGCACGTCAAGGGCCTTGAGACGAGCGGTTACAACTGCTTCATCTACCCAGCCATGGCGCTCGCCTTCGGTACCAGCTCAATCGGTGCTCACCACAAGGAGGCATGGGTCATCGCATGGGAGATTGGTACCGCGCCGATTGAGGGCGAGCAGGCCAAGAAGGTCGAGTACAAGATCACCTACGACCCGGAGAAGGCCGCCAAGGTCATCGAGCTCCAGCGCCTCAGGGGCGGTCTCTTCGAGATGCTCACCGCATGTAGGCTTCCATGGGTCGAGGTCGGCCTGAGCCTCGACTACTATCCGAAGCTCCTCGAGGCCATCACCGGCATCAAGTACACCTGGGACGACCTCTACAGGGCAGCTGACAGGGTCTATGCCCTCATCAGGGCCTACTGGGTCAGGGAGTTCAACGGAAACTGGGACAGGAAGAAGGACTATCCGCCGAAGAGGTGGTTCACTGAGGGCCTCAAGAGCGGCCCGTACAAGGGCATGCACCTCGAGGAGGACAAGTATGACAAGCTTCTCAGCGAGTACTACAGGCTCAGGGGCTGGGACAAGCGCGGAATCCCGAAGAAGGAGACCCTCAAGGAGCTCGGCCTTGACTTCGTCATTCCGGAGCTCGAGAAGGTTACCAAGCTCGAGTGA
- a CDS encoding MoaD/ThiS family protein, with the protein MIRIRLMGAFAHLAKAKELNVRIEGKKTVDEILREVIPRYDDFKEKIIFINGQPARGDAEVTDGDEIKVMPVLSGG; encoded by the coding sequence ATGATCAGGATCAGGCTAATGGGAGCTTTCGCCCACCTTGCGAAGGCGAAGGAGCTCAACGTGAGGATAGAGGGTAAGAAAACTGTCGACGAGATTCTGAGAGAGGTCATTCCCCGCTACGACGACTTTAAGGAGAAGATAATCTTCATCAACGGCCAGCCCGCGAGGGGCGACGCCGAGGTTACCGACGGCGATGAGATCAAGGTGATGCCGGTTTTGAGCGGAGGTTGA
- the rpsJ gene encoding 30S ribosomal protein S10 translates to MQKARIKLASTNIKALNEVTDQIKQIAERTGVRMSGPIPLPTKRIRITTRKSPDGEGTATFDRFELRVHKRLVDIEADERAMRQIMRIRVPEDVTIEIELIS, encoded by the coding sequence ATGCAGAAGGCAAGGATTAAGCTCGCAAGCACCAACATTAAGGCCCTCAACGAGGTCACCGACCAGATAAAGCAGATAGCCGAGAGGACCGGCGTTAGGATGAGCGGTCCGATCCCGCTTCCGACCAAGAGGATCAGGATCACCACCAGGAAGAGCCCGGACGGAGAGGGCACGGCAACCTTTGACAGATTCGAGCTCCGCGTTCACAAGAGGCTCGTTGACATAGAGGCCGACGAAAGGGCCATGCGCCAGATAATGAGGATTCGCGTCCCTGAGGACGTCACCATCGAGATCGAGCTCATCTCGTGA